The genome window GGCGACCCGGTCGTAGCACCAGCCGCCATGGCTTGCACCGTGGATGAGAACGAAGGTTTTGAAGGGTTGAGGCAGACTGGACACGCGCACCTCCGAAGGGCGCCAAGATCTATCGCTGATCATTTGATCAGTCAACGCTGATCGTGCGATCAGGCCGGAGGATTGGACAGGAGACCCGCCATGCCGGAATTGCGCCCCGCCTTTCCACAAGGGGACGCCCGCAACGCCATTGTTGAAGCCGCGCTCGACGTGTTCGCGGCCAAGGGCTTCCATGGCGCCGGAACACGGCAGATCGCCCAGGCGGCAGGCGTTTCCCAGCCGCTGCTGAATCATCACTTCGGGGGCAAGGACGCCTTATGGCGCGTGGTTGGGGAGCAAATTACTGCGGATTTCATGGCCTTCATGACCGACGCGGTGGACCTGGCTCTTCCGCCGGGCGACGCCGTCGAGGCGATGCTCAGAGCCTACCTGGCGTTCTGGAAGGCCCGGCCCCTATCATTCCGC of Granulibacter bethesdensis contains these proteins:
- a CDS encoding TetR/AcrR family transcriptional regulator; the protein is MPELRPAFPQGDARNAIVEAALDVFAAKGFHGAGTRQIAQAAGVSQPLLNHHFGGKDALWRVVGEQITADFMAFMTDAVDLALPPGDAVEAMLRAYLAFWKARPLSFRFNLWRRLDGLQDERVTRSEQMSKPVVALMQRAQDAGSIRDDLPPGLAAIMGGALVQFWLDGQLEIRAALAVTGDEGLTDDDAIAHILRLLRGSLPPA